The DNA sequence TTTTTCTCCTTCTGCATAAGCCTGGCGGACCCCAGAACAGTCTGAACGGCCATGGTTTCGGCAATATGACGGGTAAGACCGACTTTGATGCCGGCATCTATCAGGGCCTCTATAAAGGAGAAGACGTATGCCGGTCCCGAACCGCTGAGCCCGGTGGCCGCATCAAGATAGGTCTCATCTAATAATACAGAAATTCCTACTGCATTGAAAATACATTCTGCAATTGCCAGTTCCTCGTCAGTTACATTATCGTTACAGCTTATGGCGGAGGTTCCTTCAAGGACGAGGGCAGGTGTATTCGGCATTACCCTGATAATTTTGTAACCGTTGCTGCCCAGCGAGGTCTCGTAGAATTTGATGGGGAGGCCGGCGGCAATTGAGATGATGATATGTGCATTGGTGACATAGGGTTTTGCCGCTTCAATGACATGGCCCATTACCTGTGGTTTTACGGCAAGCAGGATTATATCGCAGAGATCACAGAATTTTTCATGACTGTCCAGACATTGCAGACCGTATTTGGATTCCATATGTTCCCGGCGTATTGAATTAGGTTCAATCAGGTAAATATCTGCCGGAGTATAGAGTTTGGCCGCCATCATTCCTTTTATAAGGGCTTCGGCCATCTGGCCTCCGCCAATGAATCCAATTTTGTCTTTCTTCATATACATCCTCAATCTTTGAGCAAAGTTCTTTTGCCCGGATATTATCGGGGTTCATCGCAGATGGTTGTAATCAACACGCCAATGTACCATTATAATCGCAGCCAGTCCAGATATCTCATCAAGAATCTTATCGCACTTTGCCAAACGAACAGTTTTAACTGGATGAGACCATGCGAGAAGTTATGATTAAATATAAGGAAAATCCGGCAAAAGGAGGACATGGTGGTTAGATTTGTAGAAGGCAAAATTGCGAGATCTGTACTGATAAAAATAGACAAACAATGGTTTATTTTTGGTTAAATTCTTAATAATTGTAAATCTTACTGGCAGTTCCTCCCATAGATGATAAAATAGTTGCATTTCCACACTATTATTATCAGGGAGGGGGAGCGATATTCTCATGGCCTTGCAGAGCAGGGGATTCAGAGACCTCTGTATATCAACAATAATAACACTAACTGAGAAACTATGATTAATAAAGATTTGCTGGATATTCTTGTCTGTCCTCAATGTAAAGGACCTGTTGTTATGACGGAATCAAAAGACGGACTGGTCTGCGGAGCCTGCAAGCTGGAATATGAAATTAGAGACGATATACCAATAATGCTCATTGAAGAGGCCAGGAAGATTGAAGACGAGAAGTAAAACAATCGAGGCTGTGGTTTCCCAAATCGTTTTTGGCCGCCCCCCGGCGATATAAAACAGGAGGATACTCATGTCTGCAGCAGATGATCTGCCCCTAAGAATAAATGGATTACTGCAATCTGATGATCCTTTGTCATGTGATTATCTGGGAATGATTGCCGAATTGGTCCACAAAAAAGAATCGTCCGGACTTGAGTGGCGAAAATATGTGGAGCTATTATATGAGAAGGTTCGCCATGAAATAGAAAACAATACCGGCCGGCCGATTTCTCCTGTAACCTTCGGCACTTCGGGATGGCGGGGGATTCTGGGAAAAGATCTTTTCTGTAAATCCGTGGCACAGGTGATTCTGGCGATTGTCGAGATGTATAAAGAACTTGATCATAGTGCCGAACTCGCTGGCGTTTTAGGTGCGGCAAGTCTTGAGGAGGTCCGGCAGAGGGGGTGTGTCGTCGGTTATGATAACCGCTTTTGCGGAGATCTCCTGGCACGGGTTGCGGCCCAGGTTCTTGATAGAGAGGGGATAAAAATATATTTCGCCGGAGAGACTACCACCGGGGTATTGTCGGCAAGTGTTCTACAGTTGGATGCCGCCTTCTCCATCAATTTTACCCCTTCGCATAACCCGCTTGAATATGGTGGATTGAAATTTAACGCGGCTGACGGCGGTCCGGCTGCCACCGAAGTAACGCGCGCTATCACCGAAAGAGCCCAAGGCATTATTGGAGAAAACCGCCTGCCCTTTTCATTAGCAGAAGGCAGTAAGGTGCCGGAAATGCCGAAATCCATCAAGCGCATAGACTCCCTGTCCTTGTGGCAGAATCACCTGAAGAAGAATTATGACGCCCACGGTTTGGAGTATGCCGGTATTATCGAGGGGTTTGAGAAGAAGGAAGATCTGGTTGTTGTTATTGACTCTGTTCACGGTGCCAGCAGGCTGCATATAGATGCGATGTTTAAAAATACAGGCTCAGAAAGATTGATTCACCTGCGAAAAGAAAAGGATGTTACCTTTGGCGGAGTTGCCCCGGAACCATCCAGTGAGAATATGAGAGCAGTTGTAGAGACCCTTCAGCAGCGGCCGGAGAAATTTAAACTGGGAGCAATCATTGACCCCGATGGCGACAGGATCCGCTTCACTGATGGGAATATCGAAATCAGTATGAATCAGTTCGGGGCCATGGCCTATCATTTTCTCCATGAGTGGAAAAAGAAGAGCGGACTGGTCGCCAAAACCGTGGCATCTTCCAATCTGGCAAACGCGGTTGCTGCCGCTCTGGGCGAAGATGTCTTTGAGCCAAAAGTAGGATTTAAGGAATTTAAACCGGTGATCGGCAAGGCGCTAGTCTGTTTCGAAGAGTCCGACGGTATTTCCATTATAGGCCACACCCCGGAAAAAGATGCCTATATTGGTCTCCTGCTGGCCCTGGATATGGTGTTGACTACCGGCAGGAACCTTGGGGAGTATTTACATCAGATAGAAGAAACGTATGGTTTTTTCTATCCTGATCGTGATGGTATCGCTGTATCTGTACAGGGCGAGAAGCTCTTAACGGCCCTGGCCGGTCTGGAGAAATACCAAGAGGGGAGCTCTGTAGAGATTGAAGGAGAGTCCAGAATCATTGATAAAGTCATTGATGTGGACGGCAGGAAAATGATATTTAACGATGGCTCATGGCTGATGATACGGCCTTCCGGAACAGAGCCAAAGGTTCGTTTCTATGTTGAGTCGCGAACCGCAGATGGAACTCAAGAACTTGTTAAAGCAGCCAAAAATATGCTTAAAGAAATCGGGCTGCTCTGATTGTTTGTCGGAAATAATGCCTGATATGCTAATCCCGCTGAGCTGGACAAGGATCTTGGTAATAGAGGCGGGTTTCACGGATGTAAATTTATTTTTTATTTTTTTTATTTTTTGCACCCCTCAAAAGGGTACTGAACTGAGTGGCGGTTTTTCAGGAGTAAGGCACTAAAGGGAATCGGAACAGCGTGATCAAAAATCCCGGTGTTTTGCGGATGTAGTTATTATCAGTTGATTTTTTGGCAGAGGGTATTATTTTCAACTGGTGTGTTTTTATTTAATATTGACAGCGTGCGTGAATCGCGGGCGTATTACAAGATTGCCAATATTGATGATGTTGTTATTTAATCATTTGAGATGACCGGAAGTTGTTTGATACGTCATCAAATTCAGGAGCTTCATATGTGGGAATATACTGATCTGGTTCAGGAGCATTTTCTCAAGCCGAGAAATGTTGGTGAAGTGGAAAATCCAAGCGGTGTTGGCGATGTGGGATCCTTAGCATGTGGCGATGCTCTGAAACTCACCATCAAAGTTGATGAGAATGAAACTATAGTTGAAGCAAAATTTAAAACATTTGGCTGTGCCAGTGCAATTGCCTCTTCTTCCGCCCTGACTGAAATGATCAAGGGTATGAAGATTTCCGAGGCTGAAAAGATCACCAACGAAGATATTGCCGATTTCCTTGGTGGTCTGCCTAAGGAAAAAATGCATTGTTCGGTTATGGGGCGGGAGGCGCTGGAGGCAGCCATTGCCGATTATCGCGGCATGGTCCTTCCTATGGCCGAAGGAGAGGTTGTCTGCGAATGTTTCGGCGTTACCGATCTGGAAATAATCCGTGCAGTCAAGGAGTCCAACCTCCATTCAGTCGAGGAGATAACCAATTTTACCAAAGCCGGTGGCGGATGTGGTAAGTGCGAGGACAAGCTACAGAAAATACTCGATGATTGTATTGGGGATACCGCGAAAATAAAGAGGGTTGCTAAAAAGCCCGAGCGCATGACCACACTCCAAAAGATCAAGAAAATTGAAGAAGTGCTCGAACGCGAGATCAAACCGGCGCTGCGTCAGGATGGCGGAGATATAGAACTGATCGACGTGGACGGGGACTATGTACTTGTCTCTTTACGAGGATCATGCACCAGCTGTACAAAATCGCAAACAACTTTGAAAGAGTATGTGGAGAAAAAGCTGAGGGAGCTAGTTCTGGACACATTAATTGTGGAGGAAGCTAAATAATGAAGACATCTCCAGGCCAAGAAATATACATGGACAACAATGCAACCACCAAGATAGCTCCCGAGGTGGTTGAAGCTATGATGCCTTTTCTGACCGATTATTACGGTAATCCCTCAAGTATGCATGTCTTCGGCGGTCAGGTTGGCGAATCTCTCAGAGAGGCGCGGCTCCAGGTAGCAACCCTTCTCGGCGCCGAACCTGAAGAAATAACCTTTACCAGTTGCGGCACCGAGAGCGATTCAACTGCGGTTCTTTCGGCTCTTCAGTCTTTTCCTGAGAAAAGGCATATTCTGACGACCAGGGTGGAACACCCTGCCATAAAGACCCTCACTGAAAATCTGGAAACCTTGACCGGGCATAAGCATCGGGTGACACGACTTAAAGTGGCTGCTGATGGCACCATCGATCTGGATGAATATGCCGAGGCATTGACCGATGACACCGCTATAGTCAGTGTGATGTGGGCCAATAATGAGACCGGAGTGATATTTCCTGTTGAAGAAATGGCCGCGATGGCCAAGGAAAAAGGGATACTTTTTCATACCGATGCCGTCCAGGCTGTCGGAAAAATCGCCATAGACATGAGTAATTCCGCTATTGATTTTCTCTCGATGTCGGGGCATAAACTCCATGCCCCTAAGGGAGTGGGCGTTCTCTACGTGCGGCGCGGTACCCCGTTTGTTCCATTTATAGCAGGAGGCCATCAGGAGAAAGGCCGTCGCGGCGGTACTGAAAATGTGGCATCCATCGTAGGACTCGGTAAAGCCTGCCAGCTGGCCGGTGAGAAAATGGAAGAGGAGAATACCCGGGTTAAAGCACTGCGGGATAAACTGGAAGAGGGTTTGCTGTCCTCGGTTCCCCGCTCGATGCTTAACGGACACAAGAAAGATAGATTACCCAACACTTCAAACATAAGTTTTGAGTTCGTTGAAGGCGAATCAATACTGTTGCATTTAAATCAATATAATATCTGTGCCTCTTCCGGATCCGCCTGTACATCCGGGTCGCTTGAGCCGTCGCATGTGCTGCGGGCCATGGGGGTTCCGTTTACTGCGGCTCACGGTTCCATCCGATTTTCGCTAAGCATCTACAATACCGAGGAAGAGGTCGACTTCGTCCTCGGCAAGATTCCGGAAATTATTGCATCCCTCCGGGAAATGTCTCCTTTCTGGACCGGTGAATAGTTATGAAAATTATCAGCCCCTCCTATGAGATACAAGACGACCTCGATCATGCATCACTGGTGGTCCGACTCGAAGCCTGCGGGCGCATCTGCTATAAAAGCGAAGAGCTGATCTCCAGAGATTCTGCGCTTCCATTTGTGAAAAAGGTGGCAAGCCACGGTCATAATTCTGTCCTGGAGATGGCTGTAGTAACGCTGCAGGTTCGCTGTACCGAAACTGATGCCGCTGGTTTTCTAGCCTGTCAGCCTAAATTCCTCACTATAGATGTCTATGGTGATGGACTTCTTGTTACCGCTTCGATTCGCGGCTTCCGTGAAATCTACCAACGCTGCGCTGATGATGCAGTGGTCAGACAAATGGTAAATTTTCTGGGAAGAAAACATCCTTATCTGTTTGACGGAATCTGGTCGGCTGCTGATCATACCGATAGCGATAGTGCAATAGGCGTAAAAAAAATCGAACTCAACGAGGTCGAAAAACTTCCAGAAGAGTTGCTGCTGCGTCACCGTTATGTCGGAGTGAAATTTTATGTCAATAGAGCCGTAACCCATGAAATTGTGCGGCACCGGACCTGTTCCTTTCTGCAGGAGAGCCAGCGCTATTGCCGCTATAGTCAGGACAAATTCGACAACCAGGTGACCTTTGTCAAGCCCCTGTTCTACCAGGAAGGCACGGCAGATTACGCCCTCTGGGAAAAGGCCATGGAGGAAACCGAGGTTATTTACCTGAAGCTTCTGGAAACTTCGACGCCACAGGCTGCCCGGACAGTATTGCCTAATTCATGCAAAACTGAAATTATCGTCTACTGCAATCTTGAGGAGTGGCGGCATATCTTCCGACTGAGGACCCATAAAACCGCAGAGCCGTCGATGCGTGAGATTATGATACCGCTTGCAGAAGAGCTTAACGCAAGGTATCCGGCAATCAGCCTCTGAGAAGTCTGCAAAAATATAGTGCAACAAAAAAGCCCCGGACATCTACTGCCTCGGGGCTTTTTTGTTGGTTATAAGTGGGATTTTTGCTTAAGAGCCTCTTGCCCGCTTGCCGCGGGAAAGAGGCTCTTATTACCGTTGCTCCCTAAAGAGAATGGTTTGTCCGAATTAGAATACACCTTCAACCATTCCGGTTTCCGTATCCACATCAATACGTTTGAACGCGGGGTTTGAACCGGTTCCAGGCATCAGGCTGATTGTCCCGGCAACCGGAACAATAAAACCGGCACCACCATAGGTGAGGACTTCACGGATGGTGAGTCGCCATCCTTTGGGGACACCTTTCAGTGTAGGATTATCGGAGAGAGACAGATGGGTTTTGACCATGCACATTCCCATCTTGGCTAGTTCGGGATCGGCCTGAATTCTGTCAATCGCTTTGTTTGCCTCATTGGAATAGTCAACACCGTCGGCGCCGTAAACTTCCGTGGCAATGAGGTGGATCCTGTCCTTGATGGGCATGTCGAGTTCGTAGAGAAATTTGAACTCACTCTTTTCTTCGCAGGCATCAATAACGGTCTGGGCGAATTCAAGTGCACCGTCGCCGCCTTTTTCCCAATGCCGCGACAGAGCGACTTTGGCTCCTTCGGCTTCGCAGAGTTCGCGAATTTTGGCGATTTCGGCATCGGTGTCGGTATAAAAAGCATTGATACAGACAACCGGACTGATGCCTGCCTTTCTGACATTGCGTATATGGTGGATAAGATTATCACAGCCCTTGGCAACCCATTCGACGTTCTCCTCGAGGTATTCCTTGGGCATTGCTTTTCCAGGCACCGGAACCGGGGCGCCGCCGTGACACTTGAGCGCTCTGATAGTAGCGACAACAACGGCACAGTCGGGAATAAGTCCGGAAAAACGGCATTTAAGATTCCAAAATTTCTCAAAGCCGATATCGGCTCCGAATCCGGATTCAGTTACATGGTAATCGGCGAGTTTCAGGCCGACTTTATCGGCGATGACGGAGCTCTGACCAATGGCGATATTGGCGAATGGTCCGGCATGAACTATGACCGGCTGACCTTCCAGAGACTGCATCAGCGAAGGATTAAGCGCTTCAACCATCCAGGCTGTCATTGCACCGGCTACCTGCAGATCTTCCGTGGTTACCGGTTGGCCCTTCTTGTTATAGGCGACAACGATTTTACCCATTCTTTCACGCATATCCTTAAGATCGTTGGAAATAGAAAGGATAGCCATGACTTCCGAGGAAACGGCGATGCCGAATTTGGATTTCATCATAAAGCCGTCTGCCTTGCCGTTAACTCCATCTATACCGATGATGATATTCCGCAGAGCCTGGCAGCAGAAGTCCATGATCCAGCCCATTTCAACATTGGTCGGATCAATATCGAGACGCTTCATGCCGGAGAGTCGCTCGAGTTGCTCGTCATTGTAATTGCGTTCATGCTGCAGTCTGGAGGTGAGTGCTACCATTGCCAGGTTGTGAGCATTCATTATGGCGTTGATATCACCGGTGAACCCGAGTGAAAACGGGGTCAGGGGGATGCACTGGGCTAAACCACCGCCCGCGGCAGAACCCTTGATGTTCATGGTGGGACCGCCGGATGGCTGGCGAATTGCAGCACAGACATTTTTGCCCAATTTGCCAAGCCCCTGAACCAGACCCATGGAAGAAGTTGATTTTCCTTCACCAAGCGGTGTGGGTGTAATAGCCGTAACGTCAATATATTTGCCATTCGGCTTGTCCTTCAAGCGCTCAAGAACCTTTCGGAAATCGATCTTGGCAATATAGTGGCCATGAGGAAGGAGTTCTTCCTTGGTCAGGCCAAGCGTCTCACCTATTTCATAAATGGTTTTCATTGATTTTTCCGCTTCTTGTGCAATTTCCCAATCCGCATGTTTGGTTGGATCTAATGGCATAATTCACTCCTTTGGTAGAATTAGACTCTGACTGTAGTTAAATCCGTTATCAAGTAGATAACTTTGTCGAAAAATGGTGCAGTATTGCTGATAAAAAGAGCAGATCTGAAGATTCTACGCTTATTAGTGCCTCACTCCTGAAAAACCGTCACAAATAACAAGAGAATGAGAAATCTCTCTAATTCGTGAACTGGCCTCTAAAGCCAAGGCAGTTATCCAGCTCTGCTGGGTTAGTATGTTGCAGATTGTTTTCTGTTTTTTATGGAAAACAACTGCCTGAAATTTCTTATCCAGTCGAACCGGGTTTGTGTTTTTTTTTTGGAGGAAGGTTGGGGCACACCTTCGATATATTCATATAGGTATAAGTAGAAATTCAAAGACCAAGAAAACATTAAATTCGCACCGTTTTATGATCGGTTCATGCAACAGGAAGAATGAACATTAACAGTACCGGGTGTCTATGTTCTCATCAGATATACAATAAAAGAACATAACTATATCATGATTCTCCTACCATAAATACGGTCTATAGGCAATTTTTTTTTGCTGAAAACAGAGTGAAATAATCTGTAATCATTCATAAAATTGTTGGTGAAGCATTGTTTTTATCATACAAAAACATGCATAAGTTGCATAGTTGGTACAAGTGGGTGCGGCATGATGTCTTAAGTGAAGTGATAACTCTTTTAGGTGGCGCCGAAACATGTGCATTGTGTCGAATAAGATGCACATCGGTAGGACTTTGTTTTTGATCACTTCGATTCTGCTTCGAAAGGATTTTTACCCGTGGACCAATGTGCATGGTAATGGTGGGAGCAGCAACAGATTAGCCTGGATCAGTTACCTCAGTTGCGGAAAGATGATGGATTTCGCCATTATCTGTGATTATGGTCCAATTGCCATCGGCATCACATGCCCTTGCCAGGCAAGGCAGTTTTTCGCCATTCTTTAGAGTGATAGAGCAGTCAGGGTGAGATGACATGCTCTCTAGCTTTGTAAACTGCTTTTTAGAGGCTATTTCTTTAAAGAGAGTAACAGCCTTCTCAATAGCAAGAAGCTTTTGATGCTCCTGCGGTGATATCTCGGCAATTTGATTGCGGAGCTGCTGTATATCATCTTTCGCCTGTTTGATTGTTTTTAAAACCCCTTCAATATCTCCTCGCTGATCATCTGGTATCGAATAGAGGATCTGTTTCTGGATTTCGATTTCAGCTTCGATATAAGTGATTTTTTTTAAGATGCTCTGTACTGAATTTTGCATATACTCGAATTTTTATTTAAAAATTTAATGTATTCGTCCATCGGAGCTGAATTGATGTAAATTTACAGCATACATCACATTTTTATTTAATAGTTATGGTTAATCATATACGATGATGAGCATCTAAAGGGTTGCCATGTAAACTCTTAAATGGCTAGAAAGTTCGAAATACGGGGTGCAGTATAGGGAGAACCCGTGACAACTCAAGGTAGAATGTCATATGCCTGCTATAAACCTGTAAACGTGGGAACTCTGGTCTTTTGGACGCTATCATACCACAACAATAGCTTAAAATCAGTGATCCCGCACTTGAAATGTTTTAAAAATTATCAATTGAGGGGATTGATTCCCGGCAAAGTTTTTTTTTCAAGAAAAAAGAGGTTTTAATCCTTTATTTCATAGACTATACTCTCATCATTTAAACAGTGCTAATTATTATTCCCATATGGATGTTTTATGACGGTCAAAACTAATACTTCCTCCAGAAAAACATCACTTAAACGAACGGTTAAGGATCAATCGGGTGCGGGGAAAGTAAAGATTGGCGAACTTCTCAGCAAAGCGGGCTATATCACGCCGGCCCAGCTTGAGCGCGGTAAGAAGGAACTTAAGAAGCAGGGTGGCCGCCTCAGTTCGATCCTCGTTAAGCTCGATTATATTGATGATAATACAGTCTTTAACTTCCTCAGCAGGCAACACAATTATCCGGCAGTTGTCATCAAGGATGAACCTCCTTCAAAAGATGTATTACGGATCCTGCCCTTTGAACTTGCCAGAGAATATTTTGCATTCCCGCTCCGTATGGCCGGAAATACGCTGCAGATCACCATGGTCGAGCCATCGGATGCCTCCGCCGTTGAAGAATTGCAGGACCAGCTGAACAAGGAACTATCCGTTTGTGTATCAACGGAAAAGGATATCCTTGAAGCATATATCAAATATTACAAGATCAGTGAAGAGGAGGCAAAAAATCTCTCAATCGTATCTGAAGAGGATGATGTCGGAGAGATTTCCGTTACCCAGGTAGACGACTTCGGATCAATAGTTGCGGATGCTGCCGATGAGTTTGAGATCGAGAGCTATGACGAAGACGAAGGGCCGGACAAGTTTGCAGCCTCGGATGCCCCCATAATCAAACTGGTCAATGGTATTCTTATCAAAGCTGTGCAGGAAGGCGTCTCAGATGTTCATATTGAGCCTTATGAGAAAACCATGCAGGTGAGGTATCGCAAGGATGGTTCGCTTTTTAAATCGATGAACCTGCCGCTGACCATTAAAAACGCCTTGGTCGCCCGTGTAAAAATCCTCTCCGGTCTGGATATAACCGAGAGACGCGTGCCTCAGGATGGTAGAATCAAGATGCGCATGGGGAGGAACCGTTCCGTCGATTTCCGGGTGTCTTCACTGCCGACACTGTTCGGCGAATCAGTCGTTCTCCGTATTCTCGATAAGAGTTCTCTGAACGTTGATTTAACCCAGCTCGGCTTTGAAACTTCTACCTTCGATATGCTGAAACGTTGTCTTTCCAGACCTCAGGGACTTCTATTGGTAACCGGCCCCACCGGATCTGGAAAAACCGTTACACTGTATTCAGCCCTCAACTCCCTCAACAGTGAAGATATCAAGATTCTTACTGCGGAGGATCCGGTCGAGTTTAACTTTAAAGGCATCAACCAGGTAAATGTACATACCGAGGTTGGAATGACATTTGCGGCTGCCCTGAAAGCCTTTTTGAGGCAGGATCCCGACATCATTATGGTAGGTGAGATCCGCGATATAGAGACTGCGGAAATTGCCATCAAGGCTGCCATGACAGGCCATCTGGTATTTTCAACTCTGCATACCAATGACAGTGCCGCTACCATCGCACGCCTTGTCGATATCGGCATCCCCTCGTTTATGCTGTCATCTGCCGTGACCATGGTGCTGTCTCAGCGGCTGGGCCGGCGGCTTTGTCAAAGTTGCAAAAAGCCTGTTACCTATGAGGCGGAGGAGCTTCTCAGCATCGGTTTCCGTGAAAACGAAATAGAGGATCTGCAGCTCTACGGTCCCAATGGTTGTCCTGAGTGCAATGGTTTGGGTTATAAAGGCCGGGTTGGTTTTTTTGAGCTCATGGAAGTAACCGATGAGGTAGCCAAGGCCATAAGTGCCGAGGTTCCGGAAGATCAATTGCGGAAA is a window from the Desulfopila inferna genome containing:
- a CDS encoding formate--tetrahydrofolate ligase — its product is MPLDPTKHADWEIAQEAEKSMKTIYEIGETLGLTKEELLPHGHYIAKIDFRKVLERLKDKPNGKYIDVTAITPTPLGEGKSTSSMGLVQGLGKLGKNVCAAIRQPSGGPTMNIKGSAAGGGLAQCIPLTPFSLGFTGDINAIMNAHNLAMVALTSRLQHERNYNDEQLERLSGMKRLDIDPTNVEMGWIMDFCCQALRNIIIGIDGVNGKADGFMMKSKFGIAVSSEVMAILSISNDLKDMRERMGKIVVAYNKKGQPVTTEDLQVAGAMTAWMVEALNPSLMQSLEGQPVIVHAGPFANIAIGQSSVIADKVGLKLADYHVTESGFGADIGFEKFWNLKCRFSGLIPDCAVVVATIRALKCHGGAPVPVPGKAMPKEYLEENVEWVAKGCDNLIHHIRNVRKAGISPVVCINAFYTDTDAEIAKIRELCEAEGAKVALSRHWEKGGDGALEFAQTVIDACEEKSEFKFLYELDMPIKDRIHLIATEVYGADGVDYSNEANKAIDRIQADPELAKMGMCMVKTHLSLSDNPTLKGVPKGWRLTIREVLTYGGAGFIVPVAGTISLMPGTGSNPAFKRIDVDTETGMVEGVF
- the nifS gene encoding cysteine desulfurase NifS, with product MKTSPGQEIYMDNNATTKIAPEVVEAMMPFLTDYYGNPSSMHVFGGQVGESLREARLQVATLLGAEPEEITFTSCGTESDSTAVLSALQSFPEKRHILTTRVEHPAIKTLTENLETLTGHKHRVTRLKVAADGTIDLDEYAEALTDDTAIVSVMWANNETGVIFPVEEMAAMAKEKGILFHTDAVQAVGKIAIDMSNSAIDFLSMSGHKLHAPKGVGVLYVRRGTPFVPFIAGGHQEKGRRGGTENVASIVGLGKACQLAGEKMEEENTRVKALRDKLEEGLLSSVPRSMLNGHKKDRLPNTSNISFEFVEGESILLHLNQYNICASSGSACTSGSLEPSHVLRAMGVPFTAAHGSIRFSLSIYNTEEEVDFVLGKIPEIIASLREMSPFWTGE
- the pilB gene encoding type IV-A pilus assembly ATPase PilB, with the translated sequence MTVKTNTSSRKTSLKRTVKDQSGAGKVKIGELLSKAGYITPAQLERGKKELKKQGGRLSSILVKLDYIDDNTVFNFLSRQHNYPAVVIKDEPPSKDVLRILPFELAREYFAFPLRMAGNTLQITMVEPSDASAVEELQDQLNKELSVCVSTEKDILEAYIKYYKISEEEAKNLSIVSEEDDVGEISVTQVDDFGSIVADAADEFEIESYDEDEGPDKFAASDAPIIKLVNGILIKAVQEGVSDVHIEPYEKTMQVRYRKDGSLFKSMNLPLTIKNALVARVKILSGLDITERRVPQDGRIKMRMGRNRSVDFRVSSLPTLFGESVVLRILDKSSLNVDLTQLGFETSTFDMLKRCLSRPQGLLLVTGPTGSGKTVTLYSALNSLNSEDIKILTAEDPVEFNFKGINQVNVHTEVGMTFAAALKAFLRQDPDIIMVGEIRDIETAEIAIKAAMTGHLVFSTLHTNDSAATIARLVDIGIPSFMLSSAVTMVLSQRLGRRLCQSCKKPVTYEAEELLSIGFRENEIEDLQLYGPNGCPECNGLGYKGRVGFFELMEVTDEVAKAISAEVPEDQLRKVAVQEGMTPLRDAALKKVKAGITSIDEALRRTVAHKESLPAYLVNPDVEEYEDGDVIIREGNTDYDFFKLIRGGLTVIKGGKKIAELTEPGEYFGEMAAISKEHRTASIISQGRSTVKRFPGDKIDEIIEKYPDVSAHLFRTMTSRLVKSNQILVKLAGAKKPPAPPGR
- a CDS encoding FAD-dependent thymidylate synthase, whose product is MKIISPSYEIQDDLDHASLVVRLEACGRICYKSEELISRDSALPFVKKVASHGHNSVLEMAVVTLQVRCTETDAAGFLACQPKFLTIDVYGDGLLVTASIRGFREIYQRCADDAVVRQMVNFLGRKHPYLFDGIWSAADHTDSDSAIGVKKIELNEVEKLPEELLLRHRYVGVKFYVNRAVTHEIVRHRTCSFLQESQRYCRYSQDKFDNQVTFVKPLFYQEGTADYALWEKAMEETEVIYLKLLETSTPQAARTVLPNSCKTEIIVYCNLEEWRHIFRLRTHKTAEPSMREIMIPLAEELNARYPAISL
- a CDS encoding phosphoglucomutase, producing the protein MSAADDLPLRINGLLQSDDPLSCDYLGMIAELVHKKESSGLEWRKYVELLYEKVRHEIENNTGRPISPVTFGTSGWRGILGKDLFCKSVAQVILAIVEMYKELDHSAELAGVLGAASLEEVRQRGCVVGYDNRFCGDLLARVAAQVLDREGIKIYFAGETTTGVLSASVLQLDAAFSINFTPSHNPLEYGGLKFNAADGGPAATEVTRAITERAQGIIGENRLPFSLAEGSKVPEMPKSIKRIDSLSLWQNHLKKNYDAHGLEYAGIIEGFEKKEDLVVVIDSVHGASRLHIDAMFKNTGSERLIHLRKEKDVTFGGVAPEPSSENMRAVVETLQQRPEKFKLGAIIDPDGDRIRFTDGNIEISMNQFGAMAYHFLHEWKKKSGLVAKTVASSNLANAVAAALGEDVFEPKVGFKEFKPVIGKALVCFEESDGISIIGHTPEKDAYIGLLLALDMVLTTGRNLGEYLHQIEETYGFFYPDRDGIAVSVQGEKLLTALAGLEKYQEGSSVEIEGESRIIDKVIDVDGRKMIFNDGSWLMIRPSGTEPKVRFYVESRTADGTQELVKAAKNMLKEIGLL
- a CDS encoding Trm112 family protein, yielding MINKDLLDILVCPQCKGPVVMTESKDGLVCGACKLEYEIRDDIPIMLIEEARKIEDEK
- the proC gene encoding pyrroline-5-carboxylate reductase — protein: MKKDKIGFIGGGQMAEALIKGMMAAKLYTPADIYLIEPNSIRREHMESKYGLQCLDSHEKFCDLCDIILLAVKPQVMGHVIEAAKPYVTNAHIIISIAAGLPIKFYETSLGSNGYKIIRVMPNTPALVLEGTSAISCNDNVTDEELAIAECIFNAVGISVLLDETYLDAATGLSGSGPAYVFSFIEALIDAGIKVGLTRHIAETMAVQTVLGSARLMQKEKKHPAVLRSMVTSPGGTSIAAHHFLEKKGFGGIVMDAVEIAVNRSKELGKM
- the nifU gene encoding Fe-S cluster assembly protein NifU — protein: MWEYTDLVQEHFLKPRNVGEVENPSGVGDVGSLACGDALKLTIKVDENETIVEAKFKTFGCASAIASSSALTEMIKGMKISEAEKITNEDIADFLGGLPKEKMHCSVMGREALEAAIADYRGMVLPMAEGEVVCECFGVTDLEIIRAVKESNLHSVEEITNFTKAGGGCGKCEDKLQKILDDCIGDTAKIKRVAKKPERMTTLQKIKKIEEVLEREIKPALRQDGGDIELIDVDGDYVLVSLRGSCTSCTKSQTTLKEYVEKKLRELVLDTLIVEEAK